One Populus nigra chromosome 16, ddPopNigr1.1, whole genome shotgun sequence genomic window, TTTTCcattaagaaatataaatatcttagaCAGGGAGCTAATTGAAGATTGTGTAATACTTTAGGGACCCATTTAAACACATCTCTATTTTGAGGATgatttgatgttttcattagagAATGAAACACGTGTGTTACTTTGAGGACCCATTTATTGAGACTACATTCAGAGTTAGTTCATAGTTGAGGGAATGATTtgagttttgattaaaaagaatCATGGCTTCTAAATTTAAGTTACTTTCAATATATGTTacttaaaaatgaataaacaaGTTAATAAAtactatgattttatatttctacTGTATTTAAAATGGATAAACAAGGATAAGGTGATTAATTCATAAGAATTATCTtctattttaatcttaattttttaaatttaaaattttataaaaataatacaaattatagTGGTTAGATTCagcataaaatataattagataaaaaatttgagTTATTAGATTAACTTGTGGATCACCATATCAACTCGAgtctgttttattattattattattattatttgtaatccaaacatggtttttttaaaaaaatattttttattttcactaactatatttaaataatatttattctagcattcaaattaatttaagggAGTCAATATCAAATTGATTCAATTTAAAACCTCAGTTGTGTCAAACTTGATGGACTGGAATGGAGTTTAATAAATATGCGCCAAAGATGGTATTTAAAGTTTTGGCAAAATATAAGAATCTCCCGTAGCCATGATCATGGGCTATCAGATCAATCGACAGAGACCCACAAATTTGCgtgatattataatattttttacacgaTCGATCTTATCTATTTCCTATTCACAAATCAAAATCTTACACACCAACCTCTAACCTAGATCACCTTCACTATAAAACCCACCATTTTTCACACTCTAGAGGTGACACTTGTTGTAAGAAGAGAGAAATCCCTGAGAGAATGAAGAGGAGCAGCaaaagcagcagcaacaataaTCCAAAGTCCGACGCGAGGAAAGATAGGAAATCAGGGACTGGAATGAGTGGATCGCCTAAGAAAGGAGGCCATGGAGGCAAGTTCACTTGGGCTGGTGATGGCTACTCTAATGCTGAGATTGGGTTCGAGAAGGAAGCTGTGGACGTGAAGGACCCTAACTTTGAAGACCCAGAAGAGATCCAGACTGTTTGACTACAACCCACCATCATCGTCGTCATCGCTTAGGTGTCTCTTAAAAAATGATCTGATCACGATGTAGAATGATCCCTAGTTTTATCGttatataaataagttttattgGGATCTTTCTTGTTTATATTTGCAAAATAACAATTCTGGTTGAGTTTATTATAGTCTCCCTGCCTGTTAAAATGCCCTGATTTTCtctttaatcagctcaataatTTCTTgtatgtatatgtgtgtgtgtgtgtgtgtgtgtgtgtgtgtgtgtgtgtatatctTTGGTAAGATTCCAATTACTCTATGCACTAATTATGTTTATTCTTATTCCCTGTTCATGTTATCTCTATCATTTTAACTAAAtatgttcttattcttttttttattcttttcttgtttgAGATTCGATGCTTGCTTGTAGAAAATGACCCCGATTATCAGGTTAAGATTTTatggaatttcttttttcttttaactaggATAAATCTTGACTAAATCATGGTCAACACTAatgtaattaaattgattaggtCATAAATCATGATCATCAACTGAGTTAGCAATTAATCTAGGTTCTGAATTATCGGATTTATACATAGATTTAGTGGACTAGGCTTGGTTTTACAGTTATAGTCAAGCATTCCACTccctttgaatttttattttattttatataatcgTGGGCTTTTATTGCCCAGCACATTCAAATCTTGATTCAATGGAGATTAACTTTCGTGGATTGGTCTTGTAGAGCTTTTGCTTAAGCCCTTCTGGCATGGTCATGGACCTCATGGTTGCCGATTTCTATCTTCGGTttctgtttttgaaaataacttttaaatatCGGAAAATAAAGGTAGTGATACTTGGAAGAACTAATAACTTGggtcattaaaataaaatgaaaaaacctgaaaattatgaaaaaatgtttttatttttagaaaacagaaataaaaatatgaaacggCAACAATACCCCACATTTAATGTtagattcttttgattttaaaagtagAAATTATATGTGACAGAGCAACTCTCTATTTTCAATTCGAAAACGAATGTGACTTGATCTAAGACTATTTTAAATATTCCTTCCATCCCAAAGTTATTAAATCACCTTCAGTCCCGTTATATGGTAGACAGGTTAATtggattaacatatttttatgaaaaaaatttaaaagtaaagtCAGGTTTT contains:
- the LOC133675499 gene encoding uncharacterized protein LOC133675499, translating into MKRSSKSSSNNNPKSDARKDRKSGTGMSGSPKKGGHGGKFTWAGDGYSNAEIGFEKEAVDVKDPNFEDPEEIQTV